A genomic stretch from Triticum dicoccoides isolate Atlit2015 ecotype Zavitan unplaced genomic scaffold, WEW_v2.0 scaffold174068, whole genome shotgun sequence includes:
- the LOC119344575 gene encoding uncharacterized protein LOC119344575 isoform X2, which produces MASTGSCKGWPESALLREPIEYAAAAPPHVSASSRETTNYTSSRATSEIDEPDDNGKLESPPTSSTRNRTTAMSRSSTVDLGALLPGVAPLAKPKPSLRA; this is translated from the coding sequence ATGGCTTCTACCGGCAGCTGCAAGGGATGGCCGGAGAGCGCACTACTGCGGGAGCCGATCGAATACGCCGCTGCTGCACCGCCACACGTCTCTGCTAGTAGCAGGGAGACGACGAACTACACAAGCAGCAGAGCAACGAGCGAGATCGACGAGCCTGACGACAACGGTAAGCTGGAGTCTCCCCCGACGAGCTCGACGAGGAATAGGACGACGGCGATGTCTCGGAGCAGCACGGTCGACCTCGGCGCCCTCCTGCCCGGCGTAGCCCCACTAGCAAAACCCAAG